The Leptospira bouyouniensis DNA window TTCGGGATTTGATCGAAAACCGAACCGTCCAGTATTCTTTTTCTGCAGTGATGGCAGTGAGTTTGGTCTTTGTTTTAATGAACCGTAGCCAAACCGATACCAGTTTCACTAAAAATGATTCGGCTGGTGTTGTGATTGAACAAAATAACTACCAATACGAACCAACAAGTATTGATTTAAGTGAATCCTACCAAAAACGAGTGTTACTTGACCACTTACGTTCGGCACCAGGTTCTGTTTATGGACTCCGTGAACTCGAACTCTACTATGAAAAAACAGGAAGGGATGCAGCGGCAGAAGAGCTTCACCTCCTCATTGAATCCGTAGAACGATAACATTTACCATTCGCCATTGGCTTTTATTCGAAAGTCAATGGTGTCAGCACTCTTACAGACTTCCTCTAAATAAACTCCCATTTTGTTTTTGGATTTAAAACGAAGAGATTTCTAAACTAAGTTCTTAGCAAATAAAACAGCGTCCCGAGAGCGGATTTCGTCTGCAGAATGGAGAATCGCAAGGGCAAATTGTTCGATCCTTGCTTCCAATCGGAAATTCCCACCACTCCTCTCTTTACTATCCGTTAGTCTTTTTAGTTCCGCATACCAAATTTGGATGGTGGTTTCCTCTTTTTTGGAACTGGGGGTAAAAAGACCTGATTTCCAAGCAAACACTGGCACAAGTTCCTTTTTTTCTTCCTCTTTTTCAGTTAACTCAGCCGCTTTTTGGATGAGCCCAACCATCGGTGGCCAGCGAACGATTGTAAGTGGAAAAAGTTGTGGGTCATTGAGGAATGCAGTGCGGTAGTTTTCGATGCCTTCCCTTTCATTCCCAGTCATCACTTGAGATTCAGCTAAGTAGTACAATAGGGCAGGGGATTGTTTGTTCCCACCATATAATAATACTTCTATAGCCATGGTATAATCTTGGATTTTAATGAGACTCCTTGCTAGGTCACCCAATAGTTCTTTGTCGAGAGCATTTGAACCTTCCCATTGGTAAGCTAGTTTTAAATGGTCCCTTGCTTCTTTTAGGATACAATCTTGTGTGACAAAAAAACTATCCGTGTTTTGGAATCCACGTTTACGAACTTCCGTTTCAAAGTCTGAAAAAAGTTGCAGTAATAATTTCCCACGTTCTTTTCCTTCTCTTGTTTTTAATATGAGGTCAAGTCTGTGGTCCCAAAAACTAGAAATATAAAACCCGCTGATGGTTGCGAGATCCTCGGGATCTCGATCCAAAAGTACAGAATAAATAGACTTTGCAGTTTCAAACTCACCATTTGAAAGGTAGGTGAGAGCTTCTTCTGACTTCTGGATCATAAGAGATTAGTGTTGGCTTTTTTTGTCGTGGTGTTTGCTTGTTTGAGAGATGATTTTGTCTTCTAAACCATCGACACAAACATAAATGTCTTTGTCTTGGTTATGTGCATTAAAGTTGTTTCCATCAGCGTGTAACTTTAAGTTAGCGTGGATTTCTCCATGGATGGCTTCAAAGGAAACTTCACAAGATACAATTTTTTGAACGAATTTTGTCACACGTTCTAGTTTTTCATCTGCGTATTTCTCAGCTGCTTCAGACCTGTCTAAATGTTTCCAAGTATAATTGATTTTCATAATTTGTCCCAATTTGGTATGGAATGATTGTATTCTAGAAAAAAAGCTAACGTCAAATAAAAAAGAATTGAAGGAGGATGTTTCGGGGCATACTCCTTGTAGTCATGGCAGAGGAAGAAAAGAAAACAAAAGCTGCAAAAAAACAAGCGGCCAAAAAAAAGGTTGTTACGAAACTTGCTCGCTCTGCTAACGAAAAGACAAAGAATATAATTTCTAAAAATGAAAATGTGAGTACAAAAGTTGTTCCAAAGAAAGGAACTGAAAAAACAGAAACACCATCAGTTTCCAAAATTTACAATGATTCCAAATTTACCCAACATCCAAATTTCGAAGCAGAGGATCTGATCAAAGTCCTCGTTCGATCGCCAAAAGAAACGTTTGTTTTTTGGAAATTTTCAAAAAAGACTTTGGATCGAATCACAAATGAATTAGAATCTGCCAATACTGATGGGCTTATCTTTCGATTGAAAGTCGAATACCAAAATGTGTTTGGCAGTGATCGTGTCGAATGGCATGACCTTCCTCCTTTTACCGAATCGTATTATTTAAAGTTTATGTTTCCCGTCCGTATGGTCCAATGTACGATCTTTGTATCGTACAACCAAAAAGAAATTCCTTCCTTACATTCTACTGGAAAAGACCTTCCGCAAGGGACAGAGTCATTTCGTTTGGACAAAGAATGGATCCATCCCCAATGGATAGAAGATGGACTTGTTGTACAAAGCCCGAGTGGAGAGTTCTATTTTCGGGATGAAAATCCAAGTGGATATTATGTACATCCGAGAAACCAAAGCACAAACCCCAACACAAAAACGAGTGAGAACTTTCCCTTTGCGAATGGATCAGGTTCCGGAAAGGGATTTCTCTGATGAACCAATCTGCAAAAGGGCATTTGGTGTTTGTCCTGCATGCCCACCTACCATTTGTTAGACACCCAGGTTATGACACACCTTTTATCGAAGAAAACTGGTTCAATGAAGCCATTTTAGAAACTTATATCCCTCTCGTTCGAGTGTTTCGCAATTTAAAGGATGAGTCTGTTCGGTTTCGGATCACAATGTCCTTCACACCAACCCTGTCTCAGATGATGACAGATCCATACTTACAAAACCAGTTTCGGAAATACTTAAAAAATCTAATTTCACTCGCAAAACACGAAACCAAACGAACGAGTCAAGACCCACATTTACAGTATTTGGCAACAAGATACCTTGAACATTTTATAGATACCGAATCCATCTTTGAAGAGACAAACGGAGATTTAACGAAGTTATTTTTACCCTTTATCGAATCAGGGGAATTGGAAGCGATGACAAGCCCTGCAACCCACGCTTTTTTGCCTTTTTATGATTCTGAAAGTTCGGTCTTTCGTTCCCAGTTGAAAAATGGTCGTAGGACATTCCGAAGGATTTGGGGTAGAGACCCCAAAGGCATTTGGCTTTCGGAATGTGGGTACTCAGAAAAACTGGAAGAGGAACTCGACCGCGAGGGTTTTCGGTATTTTTTTGTGGACACACATGGGATCACCCATGCAAACCCAAGACCTAAGTTTGGAGTGTATGCTCCCGTGGAAGTAGGAAGTGGGGTATTTGCCTTTGGGCGAGACCCAGAGAGTAGCAAACAGGTTTGGAGTTCTATCGATGGTTACCCTGGAGACTTTCGATACAGGGAATACTACCGTGACATCGGCCATGACCTTCCTTGGGAAGAGATATCACCTTACCTCCATTCCAATGGAATCCGCATCAACACAAGCATCAAGTACTACCGCATCACAGGGAGAACTTCAGACAAAGGGTATTACCATCCCGATTGGGCGATGGAAGCCGCAGGCAACCACGCAGAAGATTTTTTACAAAAACGGATTAGTCAAGCAGAACAGCTTTTTGCGACAAACAAACAACCGTCAGTTGTTGTCTCACCGTATGATGCTGAGTTATACGGTCACTGGTGGTACGAAGGCCCTCAGTTCATTGAGTTTTTATTCAAAAAAATCCACTTCAACCAAAATACCATCCAACTTTCTCATCCATTAGAAGCAGCACGTGCCTTGCCAAGGATCCAATCTGTCGAAATGAAGATGTCAAGTTGGGGAGAAAATGGGTATGGGGAAGTATGGCTCAATGCTACCAATGATTGGATCTACCCGCTCATCCATTCTCTTAGCATTCGGATGCACAAACGAGTCCATGAGTTTGCCAAAGGTACAGATCTCCAAATCCGTATCCTAAAACAAATGGGTCGTGAATTGTTGCTCCTACAGAGTAGTGATTGGGCCTTTATCATGAAAACTGGGACTATGGTGGATTATGCCATTCGCCGGACCAATGTACATACCAATTTGTTTTTGGCATTGGATGCAATGCTCACCGGGCCAGTGGACATGTCCGTTTTAGAAGCAGCGGAGGCCGAAAATAACGCTTTCCCCGATATCCGGCCAGAAGATTTTCGTTAGAATTATTCTAAAAGTATTGCCTTCAAAACGCAGGTTTTGGAAACTGGAGGGGATCGGAGGGTTTTTATGACGAATTTTTACCGTTTTCCCTTAGTTCTGATTGCTTTGTTTGTATTGGCCAACGTTGTATTTTGCCAATGGAACCACCGCGAAACCCAAGAAGGGGTGTACCGCATGGATGATTCTGTCATTCGTTATGTGGAATCTCTGGAAGAGGCGGAAAAAAGCCAGGTCACAAGAAAACCTTCTCCCTTTGGTCAAGGTATCTTATAATCTTAAAACCGAATGATGTTTTTACCCGCAAAATCGAATTGATTCCCTGCGGGTTTTGATCATCATCCAAGCGACGAAAACCAAATCACTTCGGTTTGAAGTCTACGTTATCCCAATAATCCTTTCCATAATCAAAAAAGATTTCTTCGCCTTCTTTAATTGTCTTTAATACCTTAAACCTAGCTGTTTTCCACCTGACGGAAGTGATGAGTTCTGCATTGGGTTTAGAGGAGTGATTGATATAACGAGTGTAATTTGATTCACGGCCCTCACCATAAATCCACCAATCTTTACAGATCCAAAGTAAGTATTTTGAATCCACGTATTTGTTTGATTCTGCTTGTTCATCGGTAATGATTTTACCCATGTAATAACCAACAGTATCACCTTTATATAATGTTTGTTTGGTGAAAAGTCCCATGCCAATATTGGGAACAGAAGATGGTTTAACGATAAAATCCTTCTCGGTATACACTACCGGTTTTCTTTTTTTGGCCTTCTTTACAGATTTCTTTTTCTTCATTTTCTACCTATATGACATAAGAGGAAAACAATTCTCCCTTGTAAAGCCATTGGCATTTAAGATTCACCATGTCCCTCTCCGAACTTTAAAGGGATAGGGGGGCCTATGAAACGGGAACCACAAAAACAAACGGAAGAAAAAACCAATGTTGTGAATTTGGCCATTTACCGAGCCAAAAAGGCACTCGAACGTGATGGTTTTGAAGTGGTGGAAAACCCTGATGGGAAAATTACCCTTGTCATTCGTCTTGCGAAATAAGCCCTCTTTAGGAACTTGGATACATGACAGCACAATTG harbors:
- a CDS encoding LIMLP_12425 family protein encodes the protein MNLKDWFRAQYPGLFPEDTDSVVLENKICSLFQHIKEKEDTILPRMSNDFDVRLLNLLESVSIDRPTEKNSFFSLRDLIENRTVQYSFSAVMAVSLVFVLMNRSQTDTSFTKNDSAGVVIEQNNYQYEPTSIDLSESYQKRVLLDHLRSAPGSVYGLRELELYYEKTGRDAAAEELHLLIESVER
- the hpf gene encoding ribosome hibernation-promoting factor, HPF/YfiA family yields the protein MKINYTWKHLDRSEAAEKYADEKLERVTKFVQKIVSCEVSFEAIHGEIHANLKLHADGNNFNAHNQDKDIYVCVDGLEDKIISQTSKHHDKKSQH
- a CDS encoding DUF4912 domain-containing protein, which translates into the protein MFRGILLVVMAEEEKKTKAAKKQAAKKKVVTKLARSANEKTKNIISKNENVSTKVVPKKGTEKTETPSVSKIYNDSKFTQHPNFEAEDLIKVLVRSPKETFVFWKFSKKTLDRITNELESANTDGLIFRLKVEYQNVFGSDRVEWHDLPPFTESYYLKFMFPVRMVQCTIFVSYNQKEIPSLHSTGKDLPQGTESFRLDKEWIHPQWIEDGLVVQSPSGEFYFRDENPSGYYVHPRNQSTNPNTKTSENFPFANGSGSGKGFL
- a CDS encoding glycoside hydrolase family 57 protein; its protein translation is MNQSAKGHLVFVLHAHLPFVRHPGYDTPFIEENWFNEAILETYIPLVRVFRNLKDESVRFRITMSFTPTLSQMMTDPYLQNQFRKYLKNLISLAKHETKRTSQDPHLQYLATRYLEHFIDTESIFEETNGDLTKLFLPFIESGELEAMTSPATHAFLPFYDSESSVFRSQLKNGRRTFRRIWGRDPKGIWLSECGYSEKLEEELDREGFRYFFVDTHGITHANPRPKFGVYAPVEVGSGVFAFGRDPESSKQVWSSIDGYPGDFRYREYYRDIGHDLPWEEISPYLHSNGIRINTSIKYYRITGRTSDKGYYHPDWAMEAAGNHAEDFLQKRISQAEQLFATNKQPSVVVSPYDAELYGHWWYEGPQFIEFLFKKIHFNQNTIQLSHPLEAARALPRIQSVEMKMSSWGENGYGEVWLNATNDWIYPLIHSLSIRMHKRVHEFAKGTDLQIRILKQMGRELLLLQSSDWAFIMKTGTMVDYAIRRTNVHTNLFLALDAMLTGPVDMSVLEAAEAENNAFPDIRPEDFR
- a CDS encoding SET domain-containing protein — translated: MKKKKSVKKAKKRKPVVYTEKDFIVKPSSVPNIGMGLFTKQTLYKGDTVGYYMGKIITDEQAESNKYVDSKYLLWICKDWWIYGEGRESNYTRYINHSSKPNAELITSVRWKTARFKVLKTIKEGEEIFFDYGKDYWDNVDFKPK